The following coding sequences are from one Lactiplantibacillus paraplantarum window:
- a CDS encoding NAD(P)/FAD-dependent oxidoreductase, which produces MSDLDQTNSYRYVIVGGGVVAGYAIKGIRQEDSEGEILIISQEADVPYERPALSKKLWLDDEFTEENIQIGAENYPNVTFKFKTTVTAINRQDKVITLADSEQIKYEQLLLATGGEPRQIQGPSDPHVLVFRQWSDYRKLRKFSGPNKRVVIIGGGYVGTELASSLTQNETEVTMIFPEKALGEGKFPESIRTEYEATFKRNGVTLMSGQFVQSYQRQGDHLTLLTKDGTVIAADTIIVGLGVTPRISLAEDSCLDLADGGVKVNEYLNTSDPAIWSAGDIASYPDHILGRQRIEHVDHARLSGELVGRNMAGAHMSYQHTPYFYSMIFDISWQAIGNIDPKLQLIFDRRTHGSLVYFIDTDKLVGVLVWNVKVNLDDVRALLANAPATDDLVGSIREKKA; this is translated from the coding sequence ATGAGTGATTTGGATCAGACAAACAGCTATCGATACGTCATTGTTGGTGGCGGAGTGGTTGCTGGCTATGCCATCAAGGGAATTCGACAGGAAGATTCAGAGGGTGAGATCTTAATTATTTCGCAAGAGGCGGATGTCCCATATGAACGACCGGCACTGAGTAAAAAACTATGGCTAGATGATGAATTTACTGAAGAGAACATTCAGATTGGTGCTGAAAATTATCCCAATGTGACTTTTAAGTTCAAGACAACGGTTACGGCTATTAATCGGCAAGATAAGGTCATTACATTGGCCGATAGTGAGCAAATCAAGTATGAACAGCTATTGCTAGCAACTGGCGGAGAACCTAGACAAATCCAGGGACCTTCTGATCCACATGTGCTAGTCTTTAGACAGTGGTCAGATTATCGCAAGTTACGTAAATTTAGTGGTCCGAACAAGCGAGTTGTGATCATTGGTGGTGGATATGTTGGTACAGAGCTCGCATCGTCACTGACCCAAAATGAGACTGAAGTTACGATGATTTTTCCAGAAAAAGCGCTGGGTGAGGGTAAATTTCCTGAGTCTATTCGGACTGAGTATGAAGCCACGTTCAAACGCAATGGTGTCACACTGATGAGTGGTCAGTTTGTCCAATCATATCAACGCCAAGGTGACCACTTGACTCTATTGACAAAGGATGGTACGGTGATCGCAGCCGATACGATCATTGTTGGGTTAGGCGTTACGCCGCGGATTAGTTTAGCTGAAGACAGTTGTTTGGATTTAGCTGATGGTGGTGTGAAAGTTAATGAGTATCTCAATACTAGTGACCCAGCCATCTGGTCTGCGGGAGATATTGCCTCTTATCCAGATCACATCTTGGGTCGGCAACGGATTGAGCACGTGGACCATGCCCGACTTTCTGGTGAATTAGTTGGCCGTAATATGGCAGGTGCTCACATGAGCTATCAGCATACCCCATACTTCTATTCCATGATTTTTGATATTTCCTGGCAAGCAATCGGTAATATTGATCCTAAATTGCAATTGATTTTTGATCGGCGAACGCATGGATCGCTTGTCTATTTCATAGATACCGATAAGTTAGTTGGTGTTTTAGTTTGGAATGTTAAGGTGAATCTTGATGATGTTCGCGCATTGCTTGCGAACGCTCCAGCTACAGATGATCTGGTGGGCTCCATTCGAGAGAAGAAGGCTTAG
- a CDS encoding recombinase family protein encodes MAKIGYARVSSKEQHLDRQLAALKDVDKLFTDKLSGANTNRPELQKMLAYIREGDIVMVTELDRLGRNNHDLTKIMNSIQNKGATLDVLNLPSMTGIADPNLRQLMTNLIIELYKYQAESERKRIIERQQQGIALAKQQGKYHGRKPQYTQDDPRLQHAFKLYQAGMSDIDVARNTGIKRTTFIRYRKKFNIQR; translated from the coding sequence ATGGCTAAAATCGGTTATGCACGTGTGAGTTCCAAGGAGCAACATTTAGATCGACAGTTAGCGGCTTTAAAAGACGTTGATAAATTATTTACGGATAAATTAAGTGGGGCTAACACTAATCGGCCAGAACTGCAAAAAATGCTGGCCTATATTCGTGAGGGTGATATTGTAATGGTCACTGAATTAGATCGCTTAGGCAGAAACAACCATGATTTGACTAAGATCATGAACTCCATTCAAAATAAGGGTGCCACCCTAGATGTGTTAAATTTGCCGTCCATGACAGGGATTGCTGACCCAAATTTACGTCAACTGATGACCAACTTGATTATTGAACTCTATAAGTATCAGGCCGAAAGTGAACGTAAGCGAATCATTGAGCGCCAGCAGCAAGGGATTGCCTTAGCTAAGCAGCAGGGTAAATATCATGGGCGCAAACCCCAATACACCCAAGACGATCCCCGTTTGCAACATGCCTTTAAACTTTATCAAGCAGGCATGAGTGACATTGATGTTGCCCGTAATACAGGGATTAAACGGACGACCTTTATCAGATATCGAAAGAAATTCAATATACAAAGATGA